The following are from one region of the Tenacibaculum dicentrarchi genome:
- a CDS encoding lysophospholipid acyltransferase family protein, with the protein MKFISYIISSIFAVVFFSLLLIFHPIQWLGLKFFGQKGHQKVVNIMNWFLIKSLLILGIRVQVENEQELPENTSLIFVSNHQSTFDISPIIWHFRKNNPKFVSKKELGKGIPSISFNLRHGGAALIDRKDPRQALTELANFSKTIDKNNWSAAIFPEGTRSVTGVPKSFSPNGLKMIAKYNPEAYIVPLTINNSWKVFKYGKFPLGLGSPIKIKTHTPIKVNSLPFKELIDSVENTIKEAIDY; encoded by the coding sequence ATGAAATTTATAAGTTATATTATCTCTTCAATATTTGCAGTAGTTTTCTTTTCACTACTATTAATATTTCATCCTATACAATGGTTAGGATTGAAATTTTTTGGGCAGAAAGGGCATCAAAAAGTAGTGAATATTATGAATTGGTTTTTAATTAAATCATTATTAATTTTAGGGATTCGAGTACAAGTAGAAAATGAGCAAGAATTGCCAGAAAACACCAGTTTAATATTTGTATCAAACCATCAAAGTACTTTTGATATATCGCCAATTATTTGGCATTTTAGAAAGAACAATCCAAAGTTTGTTTCTAAAAAAGAATTAGGAAAAGGTATTCCAAGTATTTCATTTAATTTAAGACACGGAGGAGCAGCTTTAATCGATAGAAAAGACCCAAGACAAGCTTTAACCGAATTGGCAAATTTCTCAAAAACTATTGATAAAAATAACTGGTCTGCGGCTATTTTTCCTGAAGGAACAAGAAGTGTAACAGGCGTGCCAAAATCATTTTCACCAAACGGCTTAAAAATGATTGCAAAATACAATCCCGAAGCTTATATTGTTCCGTTAACCATAAATAATTCATGGAAAGTGTTTAAATATGGGAAATTTCCATTAGGCTTAGGAAGTCCTATCAAAATTAAAACACATACGCCAATAAAAGTGAATAGTTTACCGTTTAAAGAGTTGATAGATAGTGTGGAAAACACCATTAAAGAAGCAATCGATTACTAA
- a CDS encoding acyl-ACP desaturase, with the protein MSIQNIRKEVMKTLEKNIDLFVDKFLIPAEKIWQPTDFLPNSQKDTFISEVEEIRELSKELDDDFWVVLVGDTITEEALPTYESWLLDLDGVTQHPDNGWAKWIRAWTAEENRHGDVLNKYLYLSGRVNMREVEITTQHLITDGFDIGTASDPYKNFVYTSFQELATYISHLNVGKIAKKQGHKSLAKMSRIIAGDEMRHHLAYTEFIKQIFAIDPSEMMLAFQHMMKHKIVMPAYHLRESFAAKGTLFDDFSTVAQRVGVYTGFDYVDILKKLNAAWEIDKITGLTPEAEKARDYLMKLPDRMYRITERMIIPDTKFNFKWMIPA; encoded by the coding sequence ATGTCAATACAAAACATCCGAAAGGAAGTAATGAAAACGCTCGAAAAGAACATTGATCTTTTCGTAGATAAATTTTTAATCCCTGCTGAAAAAATTTGGCAACCAACTGATTTTTTACCAAACTCACAAAAAGATACTTTTATATCGGAAGTAGAAGAAATTAGAGAATTATCGAAAGAATTAGACGATGATTTTTGGGTGGTTTTAGTAGGTGATACCATTACAGAAGAAGCTTTACCAACCTACGAATCATGGTTGTTAGATTTAGATGGAGTTACACAACACCCCGATAACGGCTGGGCAAAATGGATTCGTGCTTGGACAGCAGAAGAAAACCGTCATGGTGATGTGTTAAACAAATATTTATATCTTTCAGGACGTGTAAATATGCGTGAAGTAGAAATTACCACACAGCATTTAATTACCGATGGATTTGATATTGGAACTGCTAGTGACCCGTATAAAAACTTTGTTTATACGAGTTTTCAAGAATTAGCTACTTATATTTCACACTTAAATGTTGGGAAAATAGCAAAAAAACAAGGGCATAAATCGTTGGCTAAAATGTCTCGAATTATCGCTGGAGATGAAATGCGTCATCATTTGGCATATACCGAGTTTATTAAGCAAATTTTTGCGATTGACCCTAGCGAAATGATGTTGGCTTTTCAACACATGATGAAGCATAAAATTGTAATGCCAGCTTATCATTTAAGAGAGTCTTTTGCTGCAAAAGGAACTTTATTTGATGATTTTTCAACAGTAGCACAAAGAGTTGGCGTTTATACAGGTTTTGACTATGTTGATATTCTTAAAAAGTTAAATGCTGCTTGGGAAATTGATAAAATTACAGGCTTAACGCCAGAGGCTGAAAAAGCCCGTGATTATTTAATGAAATTACCAGACAGAATGTACCGAATTACAGAACGAATGATAATTCCTGATACAAAATTCAACTTTAAATGGATGATTCCAGCATAA
- a CDS encoding nitrilase family protein: MNTYNKLKAVLIQSDLVWENPTENRIKFEEKINKLSSDVDLIILPEMFTTGFSMKANHLAETMSGDTVNWMKRLSKEKELYYNRLLFVYPSGKIDFYDKKHLFTLAGEQKIFTAGTKKNIVNYKDWKICLLICYDLRFPAWARNTDNYDLLLYVASWPSSRIEAWNTLLKARSIENMSYTIGVNRVGTDANGHQYNGNSVCYDMLGNCISKNNNSEEISLSITLDKEKQTEIRSKFGFLNDKDAFVFKACLNFI; the protein is encoded by the coding sequence ATGAATACTTATAATAAACTTAAAGCAGTACTTATACAATCTGATTTAGTTTGGGAAAATCCGACCGAAAACAGAATAAAATTTGAAGAAAAAATAAATAAACTTTCTTCGGATGTCGATTTAATTATTTTACCTGAAATGTTTACAACTGGTTTTAGCATGAAAGCAAATCATTTAGCAGAAACCATGAGTGGCGATACTGTAAATTGGATGAAAAGACTATCCAAAGAAAAAGAGCTTTATTATAACAGATTATTATTTGTGTATCCTTCAGGTAAAATTGATTTTTATGATAAAAAACACTTATTTACCCTTGCTGGAGAACAAAAAATATTTACCGCTGGAACTAAAAAAAATATTGTTAATTATAAAGACTGGAAAATTTGTCTGTTAATTTGTTATGATTTACGTTTTCCTGCATGGGCTAGAAACACCGATAATTACGATTTATTACTATATGTAGCAAGTTGGCCAAGTTCAAGAATTGAAGCTTGGAATACTTTATTAAAAGCTCGTTCCATAGAAAATATGAGTTATACAATTGGTGTAAATAGAGTTGGAACAGATGCTAATGGACATCAATATAACGGAAATTCTGTTTGTTATGATATGCTTGGAAATTGTATTTCTAAAAATAATAACAGTGAAGAAATTTCATTATCAATTACTTTAGATAAAGAAAAACAAACTGAAATTCGTAGTAAATTTGGTTTTTTAAATGATAAAGATGCGTTTGTTTTTAAAGCCTGTTTAAATTTCATCTGA
- a CDS encoding PD-(D/E)XK nuclease family protein, whose translation MNSFISETLDAILETTKSFEDVVFILPSQRAGVFVKQTFKDKIFAGFLPEVINIGDLVEDISEITKVDSVQLLFHFYTIYKQAEENPVSFDIFSTWAFTVLTDFNEIDQHLIDPTKIFVYLRDIHRLQKWSVKGEFKETELIKDHFSFIERLEKFYKVFYKFLLENEIGYQGVLYREATKKVTSFLKKNEHKKYFFIGFNALNTAEEFLFQAFLSEGNTKVYWDVDKSFYQTNHQAGSFLRKYKKNWKYYEKSTGNKLETIKNYFAETKNIQVIGASKNITQVKYAGEILAKLPSYNNTALVLADETLLPITLNSLPESVKAINITMGYPLKDIPTTTLIFAIFQLFNNQEKLQKQTENLFYHKDVVRFVKDAAIYKLLQIDDLENVAEIIASAIVKENNTFISSTKINDFLAPLDDEIKQIIGLVFSKFSTISEFLSRILQLINVLKDRANDLEKEYLFRFYTAFTQLQTLHNQFNYVQDLKTLHQFFKQLIQSESLSFQGEPLQGLQLMGVLETRMLDFENVIITSVNEGVLPASSQQNTFIPFDVKIEFGLPTYKEKDALFSYHFFRLLQRAKNIYILYNTEHDVFGSGEKSRFVTQLEMMRNDIIEKTITPKLVTSPVKLKQIKKDTKALECLRELAQKGISPSALTNYLYNPIAFYKQKILKIDEFENVEETVASNTMGNVVHDVLDNLYKPYVGKFLSVADIAKMQLKTKKLVVYYFSQHFKNGNIITGKNRLIFEVANRFVENFLSKEKELLKDENNRLKIIGVEDFLATEIMIEGIDFPIKIHGKVDRIDELNGVIRIIDYKTGMVNSANLKASDFTNIRDLKHHKAIQVMLYAFLYTKNKNFDFSKNLEAGIISFKNLNNGFLKMNFSPKRGGVDNLVTEEKLADFMDEIKQFLLEIYNSEVDFIEPADLLY comes from the coding sequence ATGAATTCGTTTATTTCTGAAACTTTAGATGCCATTTTAGAAACCACTAAATCATTTGAAGATGTTGTATTTATTCTTCCTTCTCAAAGAGCAGGGGTGTTTGTAAAACAAACATTTAAAGATAAAATTTTTGCAGGTTTTTTACCTGAAGTTATTAATATTGGAGATTTAGTGGAAGATATATCTGAAATTACAAAAGTAGATTCGGTACAATTATTATTTCATTTTTATACGATTTATAAACAAGCAGAAGAAAATCCAGTTTCTTTTGATATTTTTTCTACTTGGGCTTTTACTGTTTTAACAGATTTTAATGAAATCGACCAGCATTTAATTGATCCGACTAAAATTTTCGTGTATTTACGAGATATTCATCGCTTACAAAAATGGTCGGTAAAAGGAGAGTTTAAAGAAACCGAATTGATAAAAGATCATTTCTCTTTTATAGAACGATTAGAAAAATTTTATAAAGTATTTTATAAGTTTTTACTTGAAAATGAAATAGGGTATCAAGGTGTTTTATATCGTGAAGCAACTAAAAAAGTAACGAGTTTTCTTAAAAAAAATGAACATAAAAAATATTTTTTCATCGGATTTAATGCCTTAAATACTGCTGAAGAATTTTTGTTTCAAGCCTTTTTATCCGAAGGAAATACCAAAGTATATTGGGATGTTGATAAATCATTTTATCAAACAAATCATCAGGCGGGAAGTTTTTTAAGGAAGTATAAGAAAAACTGGAAATATTACGAAAAAAGTACAGGAAATAAGCTTGAAACCATTAAAAATTATTTTGCTGAAACTAAAAATATTCAAGTAATTGGCGCTTCAAAAAATATAACACAAGTAAAATATGCAGGCGAAATTTTAGCAAAATTACCAAGCTATAATAATACTGCTTTGGTTTTAGCAGATGAAACTTTACTACCTATTACCTTAAATTCATTGCCAGAAAGTGTGAAGGCGATTAATATTACCATGGGATATCCGTTAAAAGATATTCCTACAACTACTTTAATTTTCGCTATTTTTCAGCTGTTCAATAATCAAGAAAAATTACAAAAACAAACTGAAAATCTGTTTTATCATAAAGATGTGGTTCGTTTTGTAAAAGATGCGGCAATATATAAACTATTACAAATTGATGATCTTGAAAATGTAGCAGAAATTATAGCATCTGCAATTGTTAAAGAAAATAATACGTTTATAAGTAGCACTAAAATCAATGATTTTTTAGCGCCTTTAGATGATGAAATTAAACAAATTATTGGGCTTGTTTTTTCGAAGTTTTCAACAATATCAGAATTTTTATCAAGAATATTACAGTTAATAAATGTTTTAAAAGATAGGGCAAACGATTTAGAAAAGGAATATTTATTCCGTTTTTATACCGCTTTTACACAATTACAAACCTTACATAATCAGTTTAATTATGTACAAGATTTAAAAACTTTACATCAGTTTTTTAAACAATTAATTCAATCTGAAAGTTTATCATTTCAAGGAGAACCATTACAAGGATTACAATTAATGGGAGTTTTAGAAACCAGAATGTTAGACTTTGAAAATGTAATTATAACATCTGTAAATGAGGGTGTGTTACCTGCAAGTAGTCAACAAAATACGTTTATTCCTTTTGATGTAAAAATTGAATTTGGCTTGCCTACTTACAAAGAAAAAGATGCACTTTTTTCGTATCATTTTTTTAGATTATTACAACGAGCTAAAAATATTTATATTCTATATAATACCGAACATGATGTGTTTGGAAGCGGTGAAAAAAGTCGTTTCGTAACACAATTAGAAATGATGCGAAATGATATTATTGAAAAAACAATTACTCCTAAATTAGTAACATCACCTGTAAAATTAAAACAGATAAAAAAAGATACAAAAGCATTAGAATGTTTGCGAGAACTTGCTCAAAAAGGAATATCTCCATCGGCTTTAACTAATTATTTATACAATCCGATAGCATTTTATAAGCAGAAAATTTTAAAAATAGATGAGTTTGAAAATGTAGAAGAAACTGTTGCTTCAAATACTATGGGTAATGTAGTTCATGATGTTTTAGATAATTTGTATAAACCATATGTTGGTAAATTTTTATCAGTTGCCGATATTGCTAAAATGCAATTAAAAACAAAAAAATTAGTCGTTTATTATTTTTCACAACATTTTAAAAATGGAAATATTATTACAGGAAAAAATAGACTAATTTTTGAAGTAGCAAATCGTTTTGTTGAAAATTTTTTATCCAAAGAAAAAGAACTGTTAAAGGATGAAAATAATCGCCTAAAAATTATAGGAGTAGAAGATTTTTTAGCTACTGAAATTATGATTGAAGGTATTGATTTTCCTATAAAAATACACGGAAAAGTAGATAGAATAGACGAGTTAAATGGCGTTATTAGAATTATAGATTATAAAACAGGAATGGTAAATTCAGCTAACTTAAAAGCTTCTGATTTTACAAATATCAGAGATTTAAAACATCATAAAGCAATTCAAGTAATGTTGTACGCTTTTTTATATACTAAAAATAAGAATTTTGATTTTTCGAAGAATTTAGAAGCAGGAATTATATCCTTTAAAAATTTAAATAATGGGTTTTTGAAGATGAATTTTTCACCTAAAAGAGGAGGTGTTGATAACTTAGTTACAGAAGAAAAATTAGCCGATTTTATGGATGAAATAAAACAGTTTTTACTAGAAATATACAATTCTGAAGTTGATTTTATTGAACCAGCTGATTTGCTTTACTAA
- a CDS encoding molybdenum cofactor biosynthesis protein MoaE, which produces MNTTSIKVTAEKLNLQECYNFVEDSACGGIAVFVGTVRNATQNKNVTQLDFSTYKPMAIKEMQKIADLAMTKFSIKKIAIHHAEGMLQIKDIPVIITVSSPHRNAAFEACQFAIDTLKETVPIWKKEYFEDGEVWVNAHP; this is translated from the coding sequence ATGAATACGACCTCAATAAAAGTAACTGCTGAAAAACTAAATTTACAAGAATGTTATAATTTTGTAGAAGATTCTGCTTGTGGTGGAATTGCTGTTTTTGTTGGAACAGTTAGAAATGCTACACAAAACAAAAATGTTACACAATTAGATTTTTCTACTTACAAACCAATGGCAATTAAAGAAATGCAAAAAATTGCCGATTTAGCAATGACTAAATTTAGCATCAAAAAAATTGCTATTCATCATGCCGAAGGAATGTTACAAATTAAAGATATCCCTGTAATTATTACCGTTTCTTCTCCGCACAGAAATGCTGCTTTTGAGGCTTGTCAATTTGCTATTGATACTTTAAAAGAAACCGTACCAATCTGGAAAAAAGAATATTTTGAAGATGGTGAAGTTTGGGTAAATGCACATCCTTAA
- a CDS encoding phosphoglycerate kinase produces MKTLNDFNFENKKALIRVDFNVPLNDVFEVTDATRIQAAKATIIKVLEDGGSCVLMSHLGRPKAQEDAFSLRHIVAEVTKNLGVQVKFVNDCIGDEVADAVANLKSGEILLLENLRFYPEEKTGDIAFAEKLSKWGDIYVNDAFGTAHRAHASTAVIAQFFTDNKCFGNLLATEIESIDKVLNDSEKPVTAILGGAKVSSKIGVIENIIEKVDHIIVGGGMTFTFIKALGGNIGNSLVEDDKLSLALAILKLAKEKNTEIHLPVDAVIADAFSNDANTQTVDTTKIPEGWMGLDCGVKTSENFAAVIAKSKTILWNGPLGVFELENFSKGTIELGNAISKATENGAFSLVGGGDSVAAVKQFGFGDKVSYVSTGGGAMLEMLEGKTLPGIDAILK; encoded by the coding sequence ATGAAAACACTTAACGATTTTAATTTCGAAAATAAAAAAGCATTAATCCGTGTAGATTTTAATGTGCCTTTAAATGATGTATTTGAAGTAACTGATGCTACAAGAATTCAGGCAGCAAAAGCAACAATTATTAAAGTTTTAGAAGATGGTGGAAGCTGTGTTTTAATGTCGCATTTAGGACGTCCTAAAGCCCAAGAAGATGCCTTTTCACTACGTCATATTGTTGCTGAAGTAACTAAAAATTTAGGCGTTCAAGTAAAATTTGTAAATGATTGTATTGGTGATGAAGTTGCTGATGCCGTAGCAAATTTAAAAAGTGGCGAAATTTTATTATTAGAAAACTTACGTTTTTATCCAGAAGAAAAAACAGGAGATATTGCTTTTGCTGAAAAGTTATCAAAGTGGGGAGATATTTATGTAAATGACGCTTTTGGTACAGCACACAGAGCGCATGCTTCAACAGCTGTAATTGCTCAGTTTTTTACTGATAATAAATGTTTTGGTAATTTATTAGCTACTGAAATAGAAAGTATTGATAAGGTTTTAAATGATTCTGAAAAGCCTGTAACAGCTATTTTAGGAGGTGCAAAAGTATCATCTAAAATTGGAGTTATTGAAAATATTATTGAAAAAGTAGACCATATTATTGTTGGTGGAGGAATGACTTTTACTTTTATAAAAGCATTAGGTGGAAACATCGGAAATTCATTAGTGGAAGATGATAAATTAAGTTTAGCATTGGCTATTTTGAAATTAGCAAAAGAAAAAAATACAGAAATTCACTTACCTGTAGATGCTGTAATTGCTGATGCTTTTTCTAATGATGCAAATACGCAAACAGTAGATACTACAAAAATTCCTGAAGGATGGATGGGACTTGATTGTGGAGTAAAAACTTCAGAAAATTTTGCAGCAGTAATAGCTAAATCGAAAACTATTTTATGGAATGGTCCTTTAGGTGTTTTTGAATTAGAAAATTTTTCAAAAGGTACTATTGAATTAGGAAATGCTATTTCAAAAGCAACTGAAAACGGTGCATTTTCTTTAGTTGGAGGAGGAGATTCTGTAGCCGCTGTAAAACAGTTTGGTTTTGGTGATAAAGTAAGTTATGTTTCTACAGGTGGAGGTGCAATGTTAGAAATGTTAGAAGGAAAAACATTACCAGGAATTGATGCTATTTTAAAGTAA
- a CDS encoding NADP(H)-dependent aldo-keto reductase: MKYTTLPNTDTKVSKICLGTMTWGNQNTEADGHQQMDYALSQGVNFFDTAELYSVPATPETYGATEKIIGSWFKKTGNRDKIVLASKIAGGGDYTKHIRTGGFTKQNIIDAVEGSLNRLQTDYMDLYQLHWPSRGVNCFGVRDYPYKTSAEEAENHLEILETLNDLVKQGKIKQIGLSNETPWGTMKYLQTSEQYNLPRMTTIQNSYSLIHRGYEQGMSEVSMRENIGLLAYSPLAQGVLSGKYLDGKHPEGARGTLFPRFIARYMSEGSLKAVAEYLKIAEKNGLTLAELSLAYINQLPFVTSNIIGATKMSQLKENINSINIDLSEDILNEIEAVHALIPNPAP; the protein is encoded by the coding sequence ATGAAATATACAACACTACCAAATACCGATACCAAAGTTTCTAAAATCTGTTTAGGAACCATGACTTGGGGAAATCAGAACACAGAAGCTGATGGACACCAGCAAATGGATTATGCTTTATCGCAAGGTGTAAATTTCTTTGATACAGCCGAATTATATTCCGTTCCTGCAACTCCTGAAACTTATGGAGCAACGGAAAAAATCATTGGTTCTTGGTTTAAAAAAACTGGAAATCGTGATAAAATAGTATTGGCAAGTAAAATTGCTGGTGGTGGCGATTATACCAAACATATTCGTACTGGTGGATTTACAAAACAAAATATTATTGATGCTGTTGAAGGAAGTTTAAATCGTTTACAAACCGATTATATGGATTTGTATCAATTACATTGGCCTTCTCGTGGCGTAAATTGTTTTGGTGTGCGTGATTATCCTTATAAAACATCGGCAGAAGAGGCTGAAAATCATTTAGAAATTTTAGAAACTTTAAATGATTTAGTAAAGCAAGGAAAGATAAAACAGATTGGTTTATCAAATGAAACTCCTTGGGGTACAATGAAATATTTGCAAACTTCTGAGCAATATAATTTACCAAGAATGACTACAATTCAAAATTCGTATTCGTTAATTCATAGAGGTTATGAGCAGGGAATGAGCGAGGTTTCTATGCGTGAAAATATCGGTTTATTGGCATATTCGCCATTAGCACAAGGTGTTTTATCAGGAAAATATTTAGATGGAAAACATCCCGAAGGGGCAAGAGGAACCTTATTTCCACGCTTTATAGCACGTTATATGAGTGAAGGTTCATTAAAAGCGGTTGCCGAATATTTGAAAATTGCAGAAAAAAATGGTTTAACACTTGCTGAATTATCATTAGCATATATTAATCAATTACCTTTTGTAACAAGTAATATTATTGGAGCTACTAAAATGAGTCAGCTAAAAGAAAATATCAATTCTATAAATATTGATTTATCCGAAGATATTTTAAACGAAATTGAAGCTGTTCATGCTTTAATTCCGAATCCTGCACCGTAA
- a CDS encoding DUF5723 family protein: MKKIGLFGFLLCSSLIMKAQSYVGFHSDNYNGVHGVIFNPANIVDSRFKTDVNIVSASALLSNDYFGLNLNKIDSNTFDENTFDNDRNTLKTPTNNNNLFANVDVMGPSFMFNINKNNSIAVFTRARSVANISEINGNLFDELSNDFDDEKDFNINEGDFSGSAHAWAEVGVSYARVIFNNQEHFLKGGLSLKYLQGIGFYTAQGNDVQFEYDVDGTALPNGQTTGSIDSDGALSYSRSSNLIDDSNDFELIDGATSFAADFGFVYEWRPDHKDYKVSNKNGKSFDFKNKNKYKLKASLSVTDIGGISYKGSEKNSYNLLGLNINEDTFNSYDDLEAALENIYTETTTTEDVRISLPTALHMAVDYNINNLFYVNLNYDAGLRKVAENTNNIASSITLTPRFESKWFSFYSPIGINKHNNFSWGAGLRAGPLFVGSGSVLSNLISKESKSADVYVGLKIPIYQGKLKDKDKDGIFDKLDMCPKQAGPLENDGCPWKDTDGDTVLDKDDTCPEVAGTPENKGCPWKDTDGDTILDKDDTCPELAGTAENNGCPDTDKDGISDDKDACKDLAGPLENKGCPWSDTDKDGVADKDDKCPTVAGLLEKQGCPEVVITKAAKAKLDEFARAIYFNSGKTTFKPGVTSKLDLMAKIMQEYATAKFNIEGHTDSVGSAVTNQRFSDKRAKAVLDYLVKTAGIKADRLTSVGYGENNPISTNKTRAGRAENRRVEIKLVK, translated from the coding sequence ATGAAAAAAATAGGACTTTTCGGATTTCTTTTATGTAGTAGTTTAATTATGAAAGCACAATCGTATGTTGGCTTTCATTCTGATAATTATAACGGGGTGCATGGTGTAATTTTTAACCCTGCAAATATTGTAGATTCTCGTTTTAAAACCGATGTAAATATAGTGTCGGCAAGTGCGCTTTTAAGTAATGATTATTTTGGGCTTAATCTAAATAAAATAGATAGCAATACTTTTGATGAAAACACCTTTGATAACGATAGAAACACCTTAAAAACACCAACAAACAACAATAATTTGTTTGCAAATGTAGATGTTATGGGACCTTCGTTTATGTTTAATATCAACAAAAATAATTCGATTGCTGTTTTTACTAGAGCCCGATCGGTTGCAAATATATCTGAAATAAATGGAAATCTTTTTGATGAATTAAGTAATGATTTTGATGATGAAAAAGACTTTAATATTAATGAAGGAGACTTCAGTGGAAGCGCTCATGCTTGGGCAGAAGTTGGCGTTTCTTACGCAAGAGTAATCTTTAATAATCAAGAGCACTTTTTAAAAGGAGGTTTGTCGTTAAAATACCTTCAAGGGATAGGGTTTTACACAGCTCAAGGTAATGATGTTCAATTTGAGTATGATGTAGATGGAACTGCTTTACCAAATGGTCAAACTACAGGTTCTATTGATTCAGATGGAGCATTATCGTATTCAAGAAGTAGTAATTTAATAGACGATTCAAACGATTTTGAACTTATTGATGGTGCTACGAGTTTTGCTGCTGATTTTGGTTTTGTATATGAATGGCGTCCTGATCATAAAGACTATAAAGTAAGTAATAAAAATGGGAAATCATTTGACTTTAAAAATAAGAATAAATACAAATTAAAAGCGTCATTATCGGTAACTGATATCGGTGGAATTTCTTATAAAGGATCAGAAAAAAACAGCTATAATTTATTAGGGCTTAATATTAATGAAGACACTTTTAATAGTTATGACGATTTAGAGGCTGCTTTAGAGAACATTTATACTGAAACAACTACTACAGAAGATGTTCGTATTTCACTTCCAACGGCTTTACATATGGCGGTTGATTATAATATTAACAACCTATTTTATGTAAATTTAAACTACGATGCAGGTTTAAGAAAAGTAGCAGAAAACACCAATAATATTGCAAGTAGTATTACTTTAACACCACGATTTGAATCAAAATGGTTTAGCTTTTATTCACCTATCGGAATTAATAAACACAATAATTTTTCATGGGGAGCAGGGCTTCGTGCAGGACCTTTATTTGTAGGGTCAGGATCTGTTTTATCAAATTTAATTTCAAAAGAATCGAAGTCAGCAGATGTATATGTTGGTTTAAAAATTCCTATTTATCAAGGGAAATTAAAAGATAAAGACAAGGATGGTATTTTTGACAAGTTAGATATGTGTCCTAAGCAAGCAGGACCTCTTGAAAACGATGGTTGTCCTTGGAAAGATACCGACGGCGATACTGTTTTAGATAAAGATGATACCTGCCCAGAAGTAGCAGGAACGCCTGAAAATAAAGGTTGCCCTTGGAAAGATACCGATGGCGATACTATTTTAGATAAAGATGATACTTGCCCAGAATTAGCAGGAACAGCTGAAAATAATGGTTGCCCTGATACTGATAAAGATGGAATTTCTGATGATAAAGACGCCTGTAAAGACCTTGCAGGACCTCTAGAAAACAAAGGATGTCCATGGAGCGATACCGACAAAGATGGCGTTGCCGATAAGGATGATAAATGCCCAACTGTAGCAGGATTGTTAGAAAAGCAAGGATGCCCTGAGGTAGTAATTACCAAAGCAGCAAAAGCGAAATTAGATGAATTTGCAAGAGCTATTTATTTTAACTCAGGTAAAACAACTTTTAAGCCAGGCGTTACATCAAAACTAGATTTAATGGCTAAAATTATGCAAGAATATGCTACGGCAAAATTTAACATTGAAGGACATACAGATAGTGTAGGTTCAGCAGTAACTAATCAACGTTTTTCTGATAAAAGAGCCAAAGCAGTTTTAGATTACTTAGTAAAAACAGCAGGAATTAAAGCCGATAGATTAACCTCTGTAGGTTATGGTGAAAACAATCCGATTTCAACTAATAAAACAAGAGCAGGAAGAGCAGAAAACAGGCGTGTAGAAATAAAATTAGTAAAATAA
- a CDS encoding DUF6370 family protein gives MKKLLFIFLFAIIASCSNSAEKAFITEASCGQCQFGIDSQKGCDLAIKVDDKAYFVDGAKIDDFGDAHDKNIGLCNVIRKVSVTGKIENNRFKASAIKIVE, from the coding sequence ATGAAAAAATTACTTTTTATATTTTTATTCGCAATAATAGCTTCTTGTTCAAATTCTGCTGAAAAAGCCTTTATTACAGAAGCTTCTTGCGGACAATGTCAGTTTGGAATTGATAGTCAAAAAGGCTGTGATTTAGCCATAAAAGTTGACGACAAAGCCTATTTTGTTGACGGTGCTAAAATTGATGATTTTGGTGATGCTCACGATAAAAATATTGGTTTATGTAACGTTATCAGAAAGGTATCAGTTACAGGGAAAATTGAAAATAATCGGTTTAAAGCAAGCGCTATTAAAATAGTAGAGTAG